In the genome of Triticum urartu cultivar G1812 chromosome 5, Tu2.1, whole genome shotgun sequence, one region contains:
- the LOC125511416 gene encoding homeobox protein knotted-1-like 3, producing MQGVGDQGGGMEMSFGGGGGGGGECSSSSAAAVAVAAASAAEAEERQLLKGEMAVHPLCEQLVAAHVGCLRVATPIDHLPLIDAQLAQSSGLLHSYAAHHRPFLSPHDKQELDSFLAQYLMLLCSFREQLQQHVRVHAVEAVMACREIEQSLQDLTGASLEEGTGATMSEDEDEGPPMIMEAAPMDMSSNGHDMMGFGPLVPTDTERSLMERVRQELKIELKQGFKSRIGDVREEILRKRRAGKLPGDTTTILKQWWQEHAKWPYPTEDDKAKLVEETGLQLKQINNWFINQRKRNWHNNSQTSTLKSKRKR from the exons ATGCAAGGCGTCGGTGACCAGGGAGGAGGCATGGAGATGAGCTTCGGGGGTGGGGGTGGAGGCGGAGGGGAGTGCTCCTCGTCGtccgcggcggcggtggcggtcgCGGCCGCGTCGGCGGCCGAGGCGGAGGAGCGGCAGCTGCTCAAGGGGGAGATGGCGGTGCACCCGCTGTGCGAGCAGCTGGTGGCGGCGCACGTCGGGTGCCTGCGCGTGGCCACCCCCATCGACCACCTCCCGCTCATCGACGCGCAGCTCGCGCAGTCCAGCGGCCTCCTCCACTCCTACGCCGCCCACCACCGCCCCTTCCTCTCCCCGCACGACAAGCAGGAGCTCGACTCCTTCCTC GCGCAGTACCTGATGCTGCTGTGCTCGTTCAGGGAGCAGCTGCAGCAGCACGTCCGGGTGCACGCCGTGGAGGCCGTCATGGCGTGCCGGGAGATCGAGCAGTCCCTGCAGGACCTAACTG GTGCATCGTTGGAGGAAGGGACGGGGGCGACAATGTCCGAGGACGAGGATGAGGGGCCACCGATGATCATGGAGGCGGCGCCGATGGATATGAGCTCGAATGGACATGACATGATGGGCTTCGGCCCGCTGGTGCCCACGGACACGGAGCGTTCCCTCATGGAGAGGGTCAGGCAGGAGCTCAAAATTGAACTCAAACAG GGCTTCAAGTCAAGGATTGGGGACGTGAGGGAGGAGATACTCCGGAAGAGGAGGGCCGGGAAGTTGCCTGGGGACACCACCACTATACTGAAGCAATGGTGGCAGGAACACGCCAAGTGGCCCTACCCCACG GAAGACGATAAGGCCAAGCTTGTTGAAGAGACTGGCCTGCAGCTGAAGCAAATCAACAACTGGTTCATCAATCAGAGGAAGCGCAACTGGCACAACAACTCCCAGACATCAACCCTCAAATCAAAGCGTAAAAG GTAG
- the LOC125511417 gene encoding uncharacterized protein LOC125511417 — translation MASSQANLDKMQLRQSYRNLWHTDLPNAIQADFPYCCLSLWCGPCVSYMLRKRALYNDMSRYTCCAGYMPCSGKCGESKCPEFCLATEVFLCFGNSVASTRFLLQDEFNIQTTKCDNCIIGFMFCLQQVACIFSIVAAIVGSEELSEASQILSCLSDMVYCSVCACMQTQHKVEMDKRDGKFGPQPMQVPPMQQMSRIDQPVPAPAGYAPQPAYGQPYGAYPPPPAQGYPPPPAQGYPPAGYPPAGYPQAQGSSYPPPGSFPPPGSYPPPQGYYGK, via the exons ATGGCGTCGTCGCAGGCGAATCTGGACAAGATGCAGCTCCGCCAGAGCTACCGCAACCTCTGGCACACCGACCTCCCCAACGCCATCCAGGCCGACTTCCCGT ACTGCTGCCTGTCGCTCTGGTG TGGACCATGCGTATCATACATGCTTCGTAAAAGGGCTCTCTACAATGACATGTCAAG GTATACGTGCTGTGCTGGCTATATGCCATGTAGTGGCAAGTGTGGTGAAAGCAAATGCCCAGAATTCTGTCTTGCAACTGAG GTGTTTCTGTGCTTTGGTAATTCAGTTGCTTCAACCCGCTTCTTGCTTCAAGACGAATTCAACATACAGACAACCAAGTGTGATAACTGCATCATT GGTTTCATGTTCTGCCTTCAACAAGTTGCTTGCATCTTCTCAATAGTTGCTGCTATTGTTGGTAGTGAGGAGCTTTCAGAGGCTTCCCAGATCCTTTCCTGCCTGTCTGATATGGTCTACTGCTC GGTTTGCGCCTGTATGCAG ACACAGCACAAGGTTGAAATGGACAAGAGGGATGGGAAGTTCGGGCCACAACCCATGCAAGTGCCTCCAATGCAGCAGATGTCACGCATCGATCAGCCTGTCCCTGCACCCGCTGGCTATGCACCACAACCAGCATACGGCCAGCCTTATGGTGCCTACCCACCTCCTCCAGCTCAGGGTTACCCACCGCCGCCAGCTCAAGGCTACCCACCGGCAGGTTACCCGCCAGCAGGTTACCCCCAGGCCCAGGGCAGTTCATACCCTCCACCTGGTTCGTTTCCCCCACCTGGTTCCTACCCCCCTCCGCAGGGCTACTACGGAAAGTAA